GCCTCTCAGATGGGGGGAAATGGACCTCTTATACCATGGGGCAAGATGTTGCCAAGCAAAATAGAAGAATCATTACCACGTTTTCCAATTGGCTCTGAGCCAACGGATGGCTCATGGCAAATTGTGAATGGCAcacgttttaaattttttgtcttctcTGCCTACTACGATCGCAGGGATGGGGCAAAATTGGTAAGGATTGTGGGTGCAACGAAAACCCGTGGTCCTGAGCGTGTATGGTGTCGTTTTTGGTATGTGAACAAAAATGCAACAGCAACGGGGACAAATACGGGAGGTGGTGGAAAACCTCGAGAGAAATATACATCTGTAACGGTTATGGCTAGAGTTAAGGTAAgtcttttgtgtgtgtgtgtgtataaatgTGTGAGAGAGAAATCCATATACATTTGATAATTACAATATGATTATTTTCTCACTttccttctctctctctctttaggTAATTCGAGAGAATTGGAGTCTGAAATATAGCGCTTGTTTTGTGTTGTGCCCTGTACGTCCTCAAGAATATGATGTTCCTCAATATGTGAGTATAGTTGCTCGATTGAGAGCCCCGCCGGGTAATCTCTTAGAGCTACGAAATACAGACTGGGATCGAGATTTTACGCAAATGAGAGAACCCCATACAAACAATCAAACTTCTTCGAATGGTGTAGGGGGAAAATCCACCACCATCACCACAATGCCatcaatgcaaataaaattcccCACAGATAATGAAATTAAAGATGATATAGCCATATGTGTTAAACCATTCCATTTTAATTATGATCAATCGTTATTTCTCATGGAATATTTGGAATTCTATGCCCTTATGGGTGTGTCACATTTCACCTTTTACAATCATACCATAGGTCCTCATGCTAATTGTATATTAGAGCATTATGTACGCGGTGATATACCAGGAAATTCAACAGCCGAGGATATATTCGATATAAAtgccaataaaaaatattcgggTGAGTTAAGAGGTAAAAAtgcttcgaaaaaaaaaataataaaatatataaatatattaaaattttttaataataaaaacgactAATTTATAACagcagttttataaaaaaatacgaaTAATTAATGTGACCATGGCCTGTGGTCATTAGTGGTTTTgagtaattatttaattattagaattttctttgattttctttgacattttttgtaataataataataaattaatgtttttttccaGATCGAGgccttttgaatattttatttatttttcccaattaaataaaatattcaaaagacCTCGATCttgaaaaaaacataaatttattatttattattttatgcttaaaatgttggtaaaattaagaataactaaatatttaattatttatataataaaatgatataaagaaaatttagtaactgatattgacataattttttaattttccagaaactagtTTACCACCACCGAAAATTCTTAAAAGTCTTAATTATCATAAACCTACGATAGAAATTTTACCTTGGAATTTACGCATGCGCTCACAAAAGGAAATACGTACCGAAGGCCTTTTTGCTGCCCTCAATGATTGTCTCTATCGTACCATGTATCGTTACAAGTACTTAGCTTTGGTAGATTTAGATGAGTTCATTGTACCACGTCAAGTGGATACTTTAAATGAGCTATTGAGGTATATGAATACAATAATGAGAAAAGGAGAAGgagattttaattcaaattctgTTTGTTATAGTTCCTTAAATAATCGTGCACGTAATCGAAATACAGGAGCTTATTCCTTTCAAAATGCATTTTTCTATTTACAATTTGCCGATGATCCTCAATTGGCTAAGGTAGCACCGGGTGAAAGTTTAGAATTGGCCAAGTTAAGAGCCGCCTTGGTGACACAAAGGAAAACTCGAAGGTAAGTGGTACtaataaattgacaaaaaaatatatatattaaatgaaaatgttcaaatCTCTGATATATTTGAGTGCTTTATATATAATAGGAAGAATAAAAGACATAGTTTCCTCCAAGgaaaacaaatgttgacaatattttctatatatagaaaatgttgacaaaatgttctatagaaataaaattttaacaaaattttctatagaaataaaatttaaacaaaattttctatagaaaaaaagtttgacaaaattgtatatagaaataacattttaagaaaattttctatagaattaaaattttgacaaaattttcaatagaaataaaattttaacaaaattttctatagaaataaaattttaacaaaattttatatagaaataaaattttgacaaatttttctataaaaaaagtttgacaaaattttctatagaaataaaattttgacaaaattttctatggacataaaatgttaacaaaattttctatagaaataaaattttgactaaattttctatagatataaaattttaacaaaattttctatagaaataaaattttaacaaaattt
The DNA window shown above is from Haematobia irritans isolate KBUSLIRL unplaced genomic scaffold, ASM5000362v1 scaffold_54, whole genome shotgun sequence and carries:
- the LOC142242577 gene encoding uncharacterized protein LOC142242577, with the translated sequence MSLSSSSSKRGKKHNWGTRERSGMSFLIVIAFFAVFGLIILTEVFMIDERAHGGMMMMRSGGGYGGRFGDSMPDYDNVKDDYDLLEAGLLNDNKLGFVQLHDNKFKIQDAGESNNGGSGRLAGVLLNSQNGGNAYAGAGLGGGTGLGSASQMGGNGPLIPWGKMLPSKIEESLPRFPIGSEPTDGSWQIVNGTRFKFFVFSAYYDRRDGAKLVRIVGATKTRGPERVWCRFWYVNKNATATGTNTGGGGKPREKYTSVTVMARVKVIRENWSLKYSACFVLCPVRPQEYDVPQYVSIVARLRAPPGNLLELRNTDWDRDFTQMREPHTNNQTSSNGVGGKSTTITTMPSMQIKFPTDNEIKDDIAICVKPFHFNYDQSLFLMEYLEFYALMGVSHFTFYNHTIGPHANCILEHYVRGDIPGNSTAEDIFDINATPKILKSLNYHKPTIEILPWNLRMRSQKEIRTEGLFAALNDCLYRTMYRYKYLALVDLDEFIVPRQVDTLNELLSSLNNRARNRNTGAYSFQNAFFYLQFADDPQLAKVAPGESLELAKLRAALVTQRKTRR